AATACAAAGACGATCTATagcttaaaaaatattttgccatattttattgttaataattgaaataataacagaTGTTGAACATGAAGAAAGTATAATAACATTTGAGTGAACACACAAATAACAATTATCATTACTTATCATTACACTTGCCTTGTtcatattcaattcaaatacCACTACTTCTTATAAGAGATAGggtttaaaaaactaaaaggtACAGGTATCTTATAAACATACTTAGTGAGAACATAACTATAAATGGTACATGGTAGCAGCAATTCCTATTTACTTTTTGTGCACGTGCAGCAGGGATGGACGCAACATGTTTCAGCGGCATACGGCTGGCCAGATCCTTAACGAACAGTCGCGAGATCAGATGGGCCGCCGGCTTCGTTACATCTGGCGGCATCTTAAACTGCAGCTTCATAATTTTACGGTACGATTCTTCATACGTGGTCGCCAAAAACGGGGCCTTAAGCCAGCACGCCCAAATTCCAGAGATCGACAGTTTTTGTGTGCGGCTGACCATGTACCATCTAGGGCGATAAATAGTCGAGCGAAACGCACAGCGTCGTACCGGAACAAGGTCGGCTCGTACACGGACCAACCGAAATCAGCTATCTTCAGATCACCACCGTGCCCCAGCTGCAAGTTTTCCGGATGATGTCACGATGTATCACGTTGCGCTCGTGCTGCACCATTGGCCGACGATGAATAGGTATGTTTTTTACAGCATGCAAAGGACAGCGGCGAAACACGATGgccgacgcatcctccggatcATCTTTGGCGGTGAATTCGAGCATGGGGTGTGGATGCGAATGATTATCCACGAGCTTACTGAAGCCATATGGCGCACCGGCATGGCTGTTTGCGATGGCTGGAGCATGTTGTGAAGAAGGCAGCCTCGTGCCCCAGCAGCTAGGTGTTCGAGCGGCTCTCAGTTCGGTACTAGAAGCGAGGAAGCACAGCGAGTGCGATGGCTAGATCAGGTGAAGTAAAATCTCGAAGATCGTGTGCCTACATCGATGGGAAGCTGCAGCTAGCGACCAGGCATTCCTATCAAGAGATAGATGGAGAGGgagaaaaccaaaatgaaacaatgtatAGGCAGTATTTTTACAACCAAATGAAAATGAGTAGGCCATGAGTAGGAATTGAACATATCAATCCAttaaggtgttttttttatacttaCGTTCGTCAAAAGTTTAAGACTGAAATGATTGACCATTGCTTGCAGGGGTTTGAGAAACCGATATAAACGAGCTAACCGATTTATGTATTGGCATTTCTCGAAAAAGCCTTTGAACACGATAATCGTACCGATGCAATATAAAATACCTAAAAAGAGAAATTAATGGCAAGAATTTTTTATGAtgaaatagaacaaaataTATACTTCTGTGATATCACCACGGTTGCGTGTCGTTTATTCCCACGTGTGCACGCGCATCCGCTCGGCCCAGTAACAGCAACCCAACACCGACGTATGATGCACCCGGCACTGCGGCGTAGGGAAATGCGCATCCGATCATAGTCTGCACTAACCAGCCAGTGAGCCATTCTGCCatccaaccagccagccagccagccagccagacaaCCAGACAACCAACGGAGCAGGacaagtaaaatattttttttaaacccgcCAACACGCTCAACATTTACTTATCATGTAACATCACCATCTAATGCACATTGTTAATGAAACGTACGCACCATTATGAGAAATGGGGAAGCAAACACAGCGGGCGAGAAacaataaatacaaatggagAAACACCGTAAACGAGCAATTACCTACCAACGCGATCACTAATTCCTTACCTTTTGCACATTAGTGAAACATATTTGCTTCCGTAATAGGTAATCGAAagagctttaaaaaaacaaaacaaaatacaccgAATGTTTTCTAACCTGTTGTACACCATTTTATTCAACGGCACTGGTTTAAATCCTAATTATATCCTAATCCTAATACTGGTTTAATCCTAATCCTAATAACTGGCAGCAAGGTAGTTAACACATCACACCACAAAGAACGGCTCTAACGTATAACATCCGGCACCTTAGAACAATGCTGGCTTATCGCCATTTATGCTGCATTTTGTTCTGCATAACATTACACAACGTTACTAGCATAATCACCCTTTACACCTTAAATGTACACACAATCACTATATCACAACACTACACCGCTATCTGTAATACGACCTCCCTTCCGAAGCACAGTCATTCATTCGATCGTTCGTCTGGCATTAGCTGAAactaaagaaaggaaaaaaaaacgtatgctTGTAGTTATAATGCAACTCACCCGTGCATTAGAAGCATTTTCACGGCGACAAAGACTGTCGGTAACGTTTGCTGGATCTTGCTGTGCGCTTGCCAATTGAGTGCACATTTCGCATTGCTCATTACGTGGACATCAAGGTGGCCATCATACTGCCCGGCGACGACGGCTCCTTAAATATAGCGGATGAGCGCGTGGCTCGCCACCGATGGAGACATGTCGCGGCAGAAGGTGTACCACACGTTTATCGGCACGTCGTGCTGGATGGCGCCGGAGGAGATGGAGCGGGACCACGGATACGGCTTCTAGTCGTTCGGCATTACCGCGATCGAGATGGCGACCGGAACTGTGCCGTACCACAACTACCCGCAGATGAAGGTGATGATGCTGACGCTGCCGAACGATCAGTCCACGATCGATACCGACGCGGACAAGAAGGGCCTGTACCAGGCGTGCGGCAAGACGTTTCGCAAACTGATCACCGAATGATTGTAAAAGTAATTGTCCAAGCGTCCAACAGCGAGCGAGCTTTGTATGCTTTTTAACTATAGAAAAAAACCAgtggttaaaaaaaataaacgcgaGGAGTTTTTGATACCGTGCGGATTACGTTCACTATCAACTTACCTTGTTTTCCATGATCAAACATCGTTTAGTTTGATTGCGGGCATTCTTTCTTCCCTCTTTCTAACTATCGCCGGCTCAACACGGTTGCACAACAGCTGCATAGAAAATACcgctttaattgatttaatataCAAACATTAGCTATGCTTTACTTACCCTAAACGGCTTTCAGGCGTGCGAAGTCGATTCTACCaccatttataatttttaggCTGTTTATTGTACACATTacacacaacattttcatcaccgaagtagcctttttttaatcattcgcCGTTGTACATCGTGAGAGCTATCGTTCggttcaaaatgtaaacaaactgtattttttgaaaatttgacagattGCATGACCGATCAACCGCACACTATCTCGTTTTTCTTGTCAGGGCTGCTTCGATTGTCATAGGGGGGGCCTTAAAAAATCTTTTACCATATAGGCAATAAAAGatgtttttaatgtgccgaaatctgcctCAAattttcgggtctcgacacacacgcagcttggggaaagtgaccgttcactctatcatgtttCGCTCCCCGACCCCGCCTGGCgcttggatgaggatgcgctgcaagatagctgaaccaaccgatcttccgataaggtagccgtagtGGATCATgcggaagggggggggggaggtttgTGAATGCGTactcgcgtgcgcgctttcgtgggtgcgtgtggaaaccccaaaactgtttgattctgatgcgtacattttcatccactgcggctacaaagtccatgcattttcgatctcgctacctccTACATtacaaccattggattggcattaccatctttgcgaccagctctgctgttgggggtattaaaaagacataCGATGGAAGCAAACTTGAATgggatatgttgcacattttatttctaattcagctagtggacgcaagtggaaacatcattttgaattgaatccatacaaaagaggattctggatttgtttattacggtacgcgtatggtgctgcacctgtccgtccagaatctggtggcttgttgagttggagtagttatcatgacgccgattgaccggcaatgccttggaatgggttcagatcggtaggttcatgttttggttgagtgcattccgtgcatttgtcgcgccacagcgatagacccggcagcaccaaagtcaaaacaaaaaccttccccgagtgtggactgctatgctaagttcttcttcttcttcttcttcttcttcttcttattattattattattttattattatttattattattattattattattattattattattattattattattattattattattattattattattattattatattattattattattattattattattatattattatttattatttattattattactattattattattattattattattattattattatattattatatattattattattattattattattattattattactatattatattataattattattattttttattattagtattattattattattattattattattattattattattattattattattattattattattattattattattattattatgattattattattattatgattattattattattattattattattattattattattataattataattataactataattataattataattattattattatttttattattattattattattattattcttattattattattattattattattattattattattattattattactattggcgtaatggccttcgtgatcatgccggccttttcaggacttgagtaccacgtagccggatagtcaccccttgctacggcggatggttcatacgcggttagaacccacgacgggcatgcagatgtgcggaatgatggcggtgccgcgggaccgctcctatccagcgtgcaacttgcatactgtcaCATTGTCTCCTTCctgatgcatacgctgcaggcaggaggaaaatgcacctccacaacaaaaaacaccgtcatgaaccagcggcgggtctaacggtagacggactaggcggtcgcctggggccccgccgatttaggaGCCCCGAACATCTCTTGTTTGTaatatgccgtatgtctaaaAGTgaacagagtattagcgacaagggcccccggaaagatggttgTTGGGGCTCCGTGggtggagaaccatttgcacctcccctccccccgatggcgacaacaattttagggcctgtgaccgatgatcgtagggggtCCCCATGgcccctccccccctcatCCGCCgtaatttaagtatactgttcaatcttccaacagctgtgtgccagtacccccttcTCCTGGTCATCAGTtatcatttacaggggccacatcgtctttccgcctttcatgaacaccttcc
This portion of the Anopheles merus strain MAF unplaced genomic scaffold, AmerM5.1 LNR4000755, whole genome shotgun sequence genome encodes:
- the LOC121602995 gene encoding uncharacterized protein LOC121602995 is translated as MFDHGKQVKKHTKLARCWTLGQLLLQSFGDQFAKRLAARLVQALLVRVGIDRGLIVRQRQHHHLHLRVVVVRHSSGRHLDRGNAERLEAVSVVPLHLLRRHPARRADKRVVHLLPRHVSIGGEPRAHPLYLRSRRRRAV